The Desulfonatronospira thiodismutans ASO3-1 region TGAAAGACCTGCCCCAGATATTCAGCTTCGCCACGAACCAGAAGCTGCCCTTCTTGCTCCAGTTCGCTTTCAAAAACTATGTTTTTGCCCTCGGTATAGTGACTGCAGTTATTCCAGGACTTGAATATGACCGCCGCCAGATCAACATCATCCAGTGCCACCTGGTCCTGAGTGGATTCAATGCGGGAAAGCTGCAAGATATCATCCAGAAGCCGAATCATGTTATCTGTATTCTTAATGACCACCTGGAGCAGTTCAGTACCTTTTTCCTGCATAATATCGGGATGTTGCAGCATAGTCTCGGTATAACCCTTGATGGAGGTCAAAGGAGTGCGCAGCTCGTGCGAGGCATTGGCCACAAAATCCTTGCGGATGCTTTCCAGATTCTTGAGGTCCGTGATGTCGTGCAGGAGTATAATTGCCCCGATATTCTGCTGGTCTGACGGAGATACCACATGCACATCATAAAATTTCTCTTTGATTTCCAGTTCCATGGTCCGGGTCTGCTTCATGGAATTTCCCAGAACCTCCTCACAGGCCGCCTGCAGGCTGTTGTTGAAGAAAATCTCCACCGGCTTTTTTCCGTTTATGGTGTCCAGATGCTGGAAAATTTTCTTGAATGACTGATTGCAGCTGATGATTCTGCCTTGATTGTCTAAGGCAGCCAGACCGTCCTTGATGCCGTTTACTATTGTCTCCAGATCGGATTTCTGTGAAGAAACCAGCTCCATGCTCTTTTCAACATCTTCAGCCATGCGGTTGATGGCCTCCACCAGAGGATCAAACTCCCTGCCGGGAGAGTCCTGTATGCGCTGCTGAAAGTTGCCCTGGCCGATGGACTGGGCCATTTTGATCATGGGTTTGAGCCGGAAAGTCAGGTAGGTGACCATGAGATAGACAACTATGCAGCTTAAGAAAAGTGAAAGCAGAACAAACTTCCACAGATTTGCGCTTACATGTTGAAAATAAGGATGCAGGCCGGAAAAAGGGGTAACCAGCCTCAGATATCCGGTATCCTCCTGTTCTGAAGAAAGATCTATCCTGGTGGCCATATAGAGCCTCCTGTCATCCTC contains the following coding sequences:
- a CDS encoding sensor histidine kinase, with amino-acid sequence MQREFSLKVKLIVSFWLVLVFSLAVPSNYFIQSVEQKVDSQHLQYVQERMEIVQWIIAQEEEKKPEKLDSILKSLDFLDDARVSVLDAQGMIIADSRQHREEFEGMSSYIDYPEVVQARHETGYHTASDPWEDDRRLYMATRIDLSSEQEDTGYLRLVTPFSGLHPYFQHVSANLWKFVLLSLFLSCIVVYLMVTYLTFRLKPMIKMAQSIGQGNFQQRIQDSPGREFDPLVEAINRMAEDVEKSMELVSSQKSDLETIVNGIKDGLAALDNQGRIISCNQSFKKIFQHLDTINGKKPVEIFFNNSLQAACEEVLGNSMKQTRTMELEIKEKFYDVHVVSPSDQQNIGAIILLHDITDLKNLESIRKDFVANASHELRTPLTSIKGYTETMLQHPDIMQEKGTELLQVVIKNTDNMIRLLDDILQLSRIESTQDQVALDDVDLAAVIFKSWNNCSHYTEGKNIVFESELEQEGQLLVRGEAEYLGQVFQNLFENSIKFVPGEGFIQVLVRQEGNQVWVGVQDNGPGIPAAEQQRIFERFYRVKKDKKKVKGTGLGLAICKNIIKAFGGRIWVESPVPGSDSGCIVWFSLNRS